One stretch of Podospora bellae-mahoneyi strain CBS 112042 chromosome 2, whole genome shotgun sequence DNA includes these proteins:
- a CDS encoding hypothetical protein (EggNog:ENOG503P3SN; COG:S), with translation MSSHTTLAAATDDRKARLAKLKSLKRKQPSPSPSDEAPSPSRSQSPPTKQVSHLHLSGRNYDPETKGPKLGFEAPPTLSLEAPTLEEQAADLQDEVNRQAAIDAAQAAEKGIDLFKLQPKKPNWDLKRELNAKMEVLNVRTDNAIARMVRERLAEKKKVAEESHRGSKESEDKEADGMLDGAAIVEGIKLREREEEEEARREKEAEDEELGLARRLDEQDEIVA, from the coding sequence ATGTCCtcccacaccaccctcgcagcagcaaccgacGACCGCAAAGCCCGCCTCGCAAAACTCAAATCCCTAAAACGcaaacaaccctcaccctccccatcagaCGAagccccttccccttcccgcTCCCAATCGCCCCCAACAAAACAAgtctcccacctccacctctccgGCCGCAACTACGACCCCGAAACCAAAGGCCCCAAACTCGGCTTCGAagccccccccaccctctccctcgagGCACCCACCCTCGAAGAACAAGCAGCAGACCTCCAAGACGAAGTAAACCGCCAAGCCGCCATCGACGCAGCCCAGGCGGCAGAAAAGGGCATCGACCTCTTCAAGCTCCAACCCAAAAAACCAAACTGGGATCTGAAGAGAGAGTTGAACGCCAAGATGGAGGTGCTGAATGTGAGGACGGATAATGCCATTGCGAGGATGGTCAGAGAACGATtagccgagaagaagaaggttgccgaggagagTCACAGGGGAAGCAAGGAAAGTGAGGATAAGGAGGCGGATGGGATGCTGGACGGGGCGGCGATTGTGGAGGGGATTAAACTACGTGAacgggaggaagaggaagaggccaggagagaaaaggaggccgaggatgaggagttggggttggccCGACGGCTTGATGAGCAAGACGAAATTGTTGCTTGA
- a CDS encoding hypothetical protein (EggNog:ENOG503P4GM; COG:S) — protein sequence MILRAGLVGRSCLARACQRRSQIPLIHPLLPPPPISQTSRVQRSEQLLAQLARDAPFTTTTRLSFQSDDSDIIPPWEKSLGKVDSHMSPDDVEETAKANTDPANNVSEASPETTPVPSSLGPEEIERNYASTAEPGVASHTFNAADRDNQVPQLEPYRFAERGGKLAWGPGHRGNWLDSWEARFRPLYRALKSGRAYSRMLADVEDFPDWGKTEMLFEAAEIEQGEFKERHCGFGNVDEYMAKWMDSMLYLLRYDPELAPKFLRATFEGFLTPRWAVNDTAEFLAKWCSLSRSSKKTTHELAETIRHILQTRTLYMLEFTQQTLFLMTRDMEAEALWNLYRDLLQYAHPLHPYTWYNIARRLSRDPRYKSRALDLLEEAITSGELHSDAPLTMMLSTCILDFQGVEDGHLEQLGRLRRELTTRLLNLITPNKYTYSVMVRGMRATGDYQGAWTIYQIMIDQGIEPEQFIFSNLLNVAKRTNTIEPVLQTLEELVPEALKSRHIWNDIIDSVLVISRQHDLQLKEEGQRNAHAALTFRALLLVYARFYRYKELQSLIPVRLGPPYETKEQVFATATSDMDVIFLRKIDLILERLPERVEKPAVPGSDVISIMLRGYTRAVWKAGEVISFYKRLRAKLMQGQYTVCQICREQDSRVHDAILGSLLKIPKWNNVAWAPAENSKRAVESRDALQAGFGILEDMIEGAMCAERVLKEEEEEELLAKRMADDDSPADEEAVRTIESVLPSQEDAVLSEQEPLLTEGDDGLPTEDSAAQDIMTEEHILVEEYPPPEEEHRPAEEDYLPPSEENLPTKDYLSPSEENLPTKENLSTEENLPAQDGLPVKDDLPVKEQYLPAEEELQPTEDEAQEEPLLTTGQPQEPTEPLPLSEPSKPSPPKQLRQSAPSRQQLLPLLDPDLVTPLHPAPRPGAGWPSFKAQQAQWAAFHKDETYLYSMSPAPTIYTFNILLSGVIRASRSITNVKDCIKQAEDWIKYLAAHNLQPNYHTWAILVRNWSRQQRPGAVAWAMKKMEEAGFRANNKMMEELQLLRDKERAWRELERLMEEDLGREKEGGGEGWEREEGWERLGRIVKEQEERRRKLEFELVVEDEMYGNEVYRDGKGGEKEESDWDMFVKRVEEDRKGEEREKREGGGGKATF from the exons ATGATACTGCGGGCCGGCTTGGTCGGCCGATCATGTCTGGCTCGCGCCTGTCAACGTCGGTCCCAGATACCCCTTATACACCCCTTgctgccgccaccaccaataTCCCAGACATCGAGAGTGCAGAGGTCAGAGCAACTGCTGGCCCAGCTCGCCCGAGATGCGCCCttcaccactaccaccagATTGTCCTTCCAGAGCGACGACTCAGATATCATTCCGCCATGGGAGAAGTCTTTGGGAAAGGTCGACAGTCATATGAGCCCCGATGACGTGGAGGAAACAGCCAAGGCGAATACAGATCCTGCGAACAATGTCAGCGAGGCCTCGCCAGAAACAACACCAGTTCCCTCTTCACTGGGGCCGGAGGAAATAGAAAGGAACTATGCGAGTACAGCTGAGCCTGGGGTGGCTAGCCACACGTTCAATGCTGCGGATCGGGACAATCAAGTACCCCAACTTGAACCCTACCGTTTCGccgagagaggaggaaagctCGCTTGGGGTCCAGGTCACAGGGGCAACTGGTTGGACTCATGGGAGGCCAGGTTCCGGCCGCTGTACAGAGCCCTGAAGTCAGGGCGCGCCTATTCACGCATGTTGGCTGATGTGGAGGATTTCCCTGACTGGGGAAAAACAGAGATGCTTTTCGAGGCAGCCGAAATCGAGCAGGGGGAGTTTAAGGAGCGCCACTGCGGATTTGGCAACGTAGATGAGTACATGGCGAAATGGATGGACTCGATGCTCTACCTGCTCCGCTACGACCCAGAGCTGGCTCCCAAATTTCTCCGGGCGACTTTTGAGGGGTTTCTGACGCCGAGGTGGGCGGTGAATGATACGGCTGAGTTCCTTGCCAAATGGTGCTCGTTGTCTCGCTCAAGCAAAAAGACTACGCATGAGCTCGCCGAAACGATCCGTCATATTCTGCAGACTCGCACTCTATACATGCTCGAGTTCACCCAACAAACGCTGTTTCTTATGACAAGAGATATGGAGGCCGAAGCTCTGTGGAATCTATATCGGGACCTGCTGCAGTACGCTCACCCGCTTCACCCCTACACTTGGTACAATATAGCCCGTCGTCTTTCTCGGGATCCGAGGTACAAGTCCAGGGCGTTGGATCTGCTGGAGGAAGCCATTACCAGCGGCGAGCTCCACAGCGACGCGCCCCTGACCATGATGCTCAGCACATGCATCCTGGACTTTCAAGGTGTGGAAGACGGCCATTTAGAGCAGTTGGGGCGGCTGCGCCGGGAACTGACCACACGGTTGCTCAACCTGATCACGCCTAACAAGTATACATACAGTGTCATGGTCCGAGGCATGCGAGCCACCGGTGACTACCAGGGAGCGTGGACGATCTACCAGATCATGATTGATCAGGGCATTGAGCCTGAGCAgttcatcttctccaacctGCTAAACGTGGCAAAGcgcaccaacaccatcgagCCTGTGCTCCAGACCCTGGAAGAGCTTGTTCCCGAGGCGCTGAAGAGCAGGCACATCTGGAACGACATCATCGACTCTGTCTTGGTAATATCTCGGCAGCACGACCTCCAGCTGAAGGAGGAAGGCCAACGGAATGCGCATGCTGCGTTGACGTTCCGGGCCCTGCTGCTGGTCTATGCAAGGTTCTACCGGTACAAGGAACTCCAGTCTCTTATCCCTGTCAGGCTGGGGCCGCCGTATGAGACAAAAGAGCAGGTTTTTGCAACTGCGACCTCGGATATGGATGTTATCTTTTTGCGAAAGATTgatctcatcctcgagcgCCTTCCTGAGCGGGTTGAGAAACCGGCGGTTCCGGGGTCGGATGTCATTAGCATTATGCTCAGGGGGTACACACGAGCGGTTTGGAAGGCGGGAGAGGTTATCAGCTTTTACAAGCGGCTCAGGGCGAAGCTTATGCAGGGACAATACACCGTGTGTCAGATCTGTCGGGAGCAGGACAGCAGAGTGCATGATGCTATTTTGGGCTCGTTGCTCAAGATTCCAAAGTGGAACAATGTCGCGTGGGCTCCTGCGGAGAACTCCAAGAGAGCGGTGGAGAGCCGTGATGCGTTGCAGGCGGGTTTTGGTATTTTGGAGGATATGATTGAGGGTGCCATGTGtgcggagagggtgttgaaggaggaagaggaggaagagctgttggcgaagaggatggcggatgatgactcgcctgctgatgaggaggcggtgcGGACTATCGAGAGTGTCCTGCCAAGTCAGGAGGATGCTGTCTTGTCGGAACAAGAGCCTTTGCTGACCGAGGGGGACGATGGTCTACCAACTGAAGATTCAGCAGCTCAAGATATAATGACCGAAGAACATATTTTAGTCGAAGAatatccaccaccagaagaagagcaccggccagctgaagaagattaCTTACCGCCCTCAGAAGAAAACCTGCCAACGAAAGATTACCTTTCGCCCTCAGAAGAAAACCTGCCAACGA AAGAAAACCTGTCGACGGAAGAAAACCTGCCAGCCCAAGATGGCTTGCCTGTCAAAGATGACCTACCTGTCAAAGAGCAGTACTTACCTGCCGAGG AAGAGCTACAGCCAACTGAGGACGAAGCCCAAGAAGAACCgcttctcaccaccggccaGCCTCAAGAACCCACCGAACCACTACCCTTATCCGAACCCTCgaaaccatcacccccaaaacaacTCCGACAATCAGCCCCCTCACGCcagcaactcctccctctcctcgacCCAGACCTcgtcacccccctccacccggCCCCCCGCCCAGGCGCAGGCTGGCCCTCTTTCAAAGCCCAGCAGGCCCAATGGGCGGCCTTCCACAAAGACGAAACGTACCTCTACTCCATGTCGCCCGCCCCAACAATCTATACCTTTAATATTCTCTTGTCGGGCGTCATCCGCGCCTCCcgctccatcaccaacgtcAAAGACTGCATCAAGCAGGCAGAAGACTGGATAAAGTACCTTGCCGCTCACAACCTCCAGCCCAATTATCACACCTGGGCTATTTTGGTCAGGAACTGGTctcggcagcagcggccCGGGGCGGTGGCGTgggcgatgaagaagatggaggaggcggggttTAGGGCTAATaacaagatgatggaggagttgCAGTTGTTGAGGGATAAGGAGAGGGCGTggagggagctggagaggttgatggaggaggatctggggagggagaaggaggggggaggggaagggtgggaaagggaggaggggtgggagaggttggggaggattgtgaaggagcaggaggagaggaggaggaagttggaatttgagttggtggtggaggatgagatgtATGGGAATGAGGTTTATCGtgacgggaaggggggggagaaggaggagagtgatTGGGATATGTTTGTGAAgagagtggaggaggataggaaaggggaggagagggagaagagggagggtgggggggggaaggcgacgttttaa